A DNA window from Corallococcus soli contains the following coding sequences:
- a CDS encoding sigma-54-dependent transcriptional regulator has translation MPGRILIVEDEREMRVLVEKGLQRRGFQPVAVAAADEALQRLSAEDFDTVLTDLRMPGMDGLALCERIVLNRPDIPVVVVTAFGSLETAVAAIRAGAYDFITKPVDLDALVLVLERAVQHRALRAEVRRLRQALDAREDDGALVGESPALKQAYALIDRVADVDATVLITGESGTGKEVAARALHARGRRKDGPFVAINCAAMPEQLLESELFGHAKGAFTDAKAARTGLFVKAHGGTLFLDEVGELPLTLQPKLLRALQERVVRPVGGDTETPFDARIVAATNRDLELAVEEERFREDLYYRLNVIGIELPPLRARGNDVLLLSQRFIEQFASRTGKRVVGLSPAAAQRLLAYGWPGNVRELQNCIERAVALTSFEQLTVDDLPERVRNYSTPRVVPENTDPSELVTLEELERRYIHRVLEAVGGSRTLAARILGVDRKTLYRKLERGDGDGKDAKKP, from the coding sequence ATGCCAGGCCGCATCCTGATTGTCGAAGACGAGCGAGAGATGCGCGTGCTGGTGGAGAAGGGCCTCCAGCGCCGGGGCTTCCAGCCCGTGGCCGTGGCCGCCGCGGACGAAGCGCTCCAGCGCCTCTCCGCCGAGGACTTCGACACGGTGCTCACGGACCTGCGCATGCCCGGCATGGACGGGCTGGCGCTGTGCGAGCGCATCGTGCTCAACCGGCCGGACATCCCCGTGGTGGTGGTGACGGCGTTCGGCAGCCTGGAGACGGCGGTGGCCGCCATCCGCGCGGGCGCCTACGACTTCATCACCAAGCCCGTCGACCTGGACGCGCTGGTGCTGGTGCTGGAGCGCGCCGTGCAGCACCGCGCCCTGCGCGCGGAGGTGCGCCGGCTGCGGCAGGCGCTGGATGCGCGCGAGGACGACGGCGCGCTGGTGGGTGAGAGCCCGGCGCTCAAGCAGGCGTACGCGCTCATCGACCGCGTGGCGGACGTGGACGCCACGGTGCTCATCACCGGGGAGAGCGGCACCGGCAAGGAGGTGGCCGCCCGGGCGCTCCACGCGCGGGGGCGGCGCAAGGACGGGCCGTTCGTGGCCATCAACTGCGCGGCGATGCCGGAGCAGCTGCTGGAGAGCGAGCTGTTCGGCCATGCGAAGGGCGCCTTCACGGACGCGAAGGCGGCGCGCACGGGCCTGTTCGTGAAGGCGCACGGCGGCACGCTGTTCCTGGACGAGGTGGGGGAGCTGCCCCTCACGCTCCAGCCGAAGCTGCTGCGGGCGTTGCAGGAGCGCGTGGTGCGCCCGGTGGGAGGGGACACGGAGACGCCGTTCGACGCGCGCATCGTCGCGGCGACGAACCGCGACCTGGAGCTGGCGGTGGAGGAGGAGCGCTTCCGCGAGGACCTGTACTACCGGCTCAACGTCATCGGCATCGAGCTGCCGCCGCTGCGCGCGCGGGGCAACGACGTGCTGTTGTTGTCCCAGCGCTTCATCGAACAGTTCGCGTCGCGCACGGGCAAGCGGGTGGTCGGGCTGTCCCCGGCCGCGGCGCAGCGGCTGCTGGCCTACGGGTGGCCGGGCAACGTGCGCGAGCTGCAGAACTGCATCGAGCGCGCGGTGGCGCTCACGTCCTTCGAGCAGCTCACGGTGGATGACCTGCCGGAGCGCGTGCGCAACTACAGCACGCCGCGCGTGGTGCCGGAGAACACGGACCCGTCGGAGCTGGTGACGCTGGAGGAGCTGGAGCGCCGCTACATCCACCGCGTGCTGGAAGCGGTGGGGGGAAGCCGGACGCTCGCGGCGCGCATCCTGGGCGTGGACCGCAAGACGCTCTACCGCAAGCTGGAGCGCGGCGACGGGGATGGTAAGGACGCGAAGAAGCCCTGA
- a CDS encoding PAS domain-containing sensor histidine kinase has protein sequence MAHVPASPRSRPPAPSAPGASGLGLLALLDGLPEAFLAVDAGWHVTYLSPRMRELLAGCAQPGDDARKQVTDLLDLGTHLRLDAPATEQPAVRYEHRWPAGSLCFDVSARPVEGALLVHCRDITQESQLRHELQRVVQLFQAVMEGTTDAIYIKDLQGRFQVINSPGARALGRTVEEVLGHADAELFPADEAAVNRQHDQDVLEAGHPLTYEDEQKGPDGVRVWLTTKGPLRDPEGQVFGFFGISRDITQRRWAEEEVRRHSEFQEHLMGIISHDIRSPLGAIMNWSRVLAAGGPAEETARTSQRIATAAVRIERLTRLLLDFTRARLVGGVVIEPRGTDSQELLGKVAHEFRVAFPKRHIVLEHKGNTQGQWDPDRLAQVVSNLVENALKYGPPEAPVRLVTRGLRHKVIIEVHNQGRPIPEALLPHLFEPFRQGPQTTRTLKMSYGLGLYIVREIVHAHGGTIEVASTEADGTTFTVTLPRRAPPKKGPPPEPPPPPPAHQP, from the coding sequence ATGGCCCACGTTCCCGCCAGCCCGCGTTCCCGACCTCCCGCCCCGTCCGCGCCGGGTGCGTCCGGCCTGGGCCTGCTCGCGCTGCTGGACGGACTGCCCGAGGCCTTCCTCGCCGTGGACGCCGGCTGGCACGTCACCTACCTGAGCCCCCGCATGCGCGAGCTGCTCGCGGGCTGCGCCCAGCCGGGCGACGACGCGCGCAAGCAGGTGACGGACCTGCTCGACCTGGGCACGCACCTGCGCCTGGACGCCCCCGCCACCGAGCAGCCCGCCGTCCGCTACGAGCACCGCTGGCCCGCGGGCAGCCTGTGCTTCGACGTGAGCGCGCGCCCCGTGGAGGGCGCCCTGCTGGTGCACTGCCGCGACATCACCCAGGAGTCCCAGCTCCGCCACGAACTGCAGCGCGTGGTCCAGCTCTTCCAGGCCGTGATGGAGGGCACCACCGACGCCATCTACATCAAGGACCTCCAGGGCCGCTTCCAGGTCATCAACTCCCCGGGCGCGCGCGCCCTGGGCCGCACCGTGGAGGAGGTGCTGGGCCACGCCGACGCGGAGCTGTTCCCCGCCGACGAGGCCGCCGTCAACCGCCAGCACGACCAGGACGTGCTGGAGGCCGGCCACCCCCTCACCTACGAGGACGAGCAGAAGGGCCCCGACGGCGTGCGCGTGTGGCTGACCACCAAGGGCCCGCTGCGCGACCCGGAGGGCCAGGTGTTCGGCTTCTTCGGCATCAGCCGCGACATCACCCAGCGCCGGTGGGCCGAGGAAGAGGTGCGCAGGCACTCCGAATTCCAGGAGCACCTGATGGGCATCATCAGCCACGACATCCGCAGCCCCCTGGGCGCCATCATGAACTGGTCGCGCGTGCTCGCGGCCGGTGGCCCCGCGGAGGAGACGGCGCGCACCAGCCAGCGCATCGCCACCGCGGCCGTGCGCATCGAGCGGCTGACGCGCCTGCTGCTGGACTTCACCCGCGCGCGGCTGGTGGGCGGCGTCGTCATTGAACCGCGCGGCACCGACAGCCAGGAGCTGCTGGGCAAGGTGGCGCACGAGTTCCGCGTGGCCTTCCCCAAGCGCCACATCGTCCTGGAGCACAAGGGCAACACCCAGGGCCAGTGGGACCCGGACCGGCTGGCCCAGGTGGTGTCCAACCTGGTGGAGAACGCCCTCAAGTACGGCCCGCCAGAGGCGCCCGTGCGCCTGGTCACGCGCGGCCTGCGCCACAAGGTCATCATCGAGGTCCACAACCAGGGCCGCCCCATCCCGGAGGCCCTGCTGCCCCACCTCTTCGAGCCCTTCCGCCAGGGCCCGCAGACGACGCGCACCCTGAAGATGAGCTACGGCCTGGGGCTCTACATCGTGCGCGAAATCGTCCACGCGCACGGGGGCACCATCGAGGTCGCCTCCACCGAGGCGGACGGCACCACCTTCACCGTGACGCTGCCGCGCCGCGCGCCCCCCAAGAAGGGCCCGCCGCCGGAGCCGCCCCCGCCGCCTCCCGCGCACCAGCCCTGA